A DNA window from Anaerocolumna sp. AGMB13020 contains the following coding sequences:
- a CDS encoding flavodoxin family protein, with the protein MKVLLINGSPNIHGCTYTALEEVAKTLEEEQIETEIFHIGSKPVRGCMDCGVCYKFPGKCAYGDDTVNEAIELAEKADGLIFGAPVHYASASGAMTSFLDRFFYCGQGFPYKPGAAVVSLRRAGSTASLDQLNKYFTISSMPIVSSQYWNMVHGNTPEEVKQDIEGMQIMRTLGRNMAWLLKCIEAGKNTGIPLPKKEERIFTNFIR; encoded by the coding sequence ATGAAAGTTCTATTAATTAACGGAAGTCCTAACATACACGGCTGTACTTATACAGCCTTAGAGGAAGTTGCGAAAACACTGGAAGAGGAGCAAATAGAAACGGAGATTTTTCACATCGGAAGCAAACCTGTCAGAGGCTGTATGGATTGCGGTGTCTGTTATAAGTTTCCCGGCAAATGTGCTTATGGGGATGATACGGTAAATGAAGCAATCGAGCTGGCAGAAAAAGCAGATGGTCTTATCTTTGGAGCACCTGTTCATTATGCCTCTGCAAGTGGTGCCATGACCTCTTTTCTGGACAGATTCTTTTACTGCGGGCAAGGATTTCCATATAAACCGGGTGCTGCTGTAGTATCTCTAAGAAGAGCCGGTTCCACTGCTTCCCTTGACCAGCTTAACAAATACTTTACCATCTCAAGTATGCCCATTGTATCCTCACAGTACTGGAATATGGTACACGGTAATACTCCGGAAGAAGTTAAGCAGGATATTGAAGGCATGCAGATTATGAGAACCCTTGGCAGAAATATGGCATGGCTGCTCAAATGTATCGAGGCAGGTAAGAATACCGGAATCCCTCTTCCTAAAAAAGAAGAACGGATTTTTACGAATTTTATAAGATAA
- a CDS encoding aminotransferase class I/II-fold pyridoxal phosphate-dependent enzyme, whose product MNLYDSLLKYSEAGYYPMHMPGHKRNSRLLAMCDPYSIDITEIDGFDNLHRPEGILKVGMEAWSDLYNSRKTYYLVGGSSAGILTGISACTSRGDKVLVARNCHKSVYHALYLRGLEPVYLYPPVMKEFGINGGISVEQVEEHLKCQGDIKLIILTSPTYEGIVSDIRAIAAAAHSYGIPLMVDEAHGAHLGFHKGFPETAVRLGADVVVHSIHKTLPAFTQTALLHINGHLVEEEKIERYLAIYQSSSPSYVLMSGIEKCLELLKNNGIELFESYEKMLCGFYQEAKGFKNISILTDNTVTREGFYRFDPSKLVLSVKGTNMTGKELYEVLLHTYKIQMEMVSKDYVLGMTSIADRQEGFDRLLAALKEIDRRLGKETTTDRVMEYAPPKAVMSCEEALNAPFKEVLLSNSEGFISGEYVYLYPPGIPLLVPGERIEKELLTQITSCQKQGLSLQGLADYSGNTIRVISI is encoded by the coding sequence ATGAATCTATATGACAGCCTATTAAAATACAGTGAGGCCGGATACTATCCTATGCATATGCCGGGCCACAAGAGAAACAGCAGGCTTCTTGCCATGTGTGACCCCTATTCCATTGATATTACAGAGATAGATGGTTTTGACAATCTACACAGACCGGAGGGAATACTAAAGGTCGGAATGGAGGCTTGGTCCGATTTATATAATTCCCGTAAAACCTATTATCTGGTAGGAGGAAGCTCAGCGGGAATTCTTACAGGCATCTCTGCCTGTACCAGCCGAGGTGATAAGGTTCTCGTGGCAAGAAACTGTCATAAGTCGGTTTATCATGCCCTTTATTTAAGAGGTTTAGAGCCTGTATATCTTTATCCTCCTGTTATGAAGGAATTTGGAATTAATGGGGGAATATCCGTGGAACAGGTGGAAGAGCACCTTAAATGTCAGGGGGATATTAAGTTAATTATTCTTACCTCTCCCACATATGAAGGGATAGTATCAGATATCCGTGCTATTGCAGCAGCAGCTCACAGCTATGGAATACCTTTGATGGTAGATGAAGCACATGGCGCACATCTGGGTTTTCATAAAGGCTTTCCGGAAACGGCAGTCAGGCTGGGAGCTGACGTTGTGGTACACAGCATCCATAAGACCCTGCCAGCTTTTACCCAGACTGCGCTGCTGCATATAAATGGACATTTGGTGGAGGAGGAGAAGATAGAACGGTATCTAGCCATATACCAGAGCTCCAGTCCCTCCTATGTACTTATGTCAGGAATTGAAAAATGTCTGGAACTATTAAAAAATAATGGGATAGAATTGTTTGAGAGCTATGAAAAAATGCTCTGCGGCTTTTATCAGGAGGCTAAAGGATTTAAGAATATCAGTATTTTGACCGATAATACTGTTACCAGAGAAGGTTTTTACCGGTTTGATCCCTCTAAGCTTGTATTAAGCGTTAAAGGAACCAATATGACTGGGAAGGAACTTTATGAAGTACTGCTCCATACCTATAAGATTCAGATGGAGATGGTTTCTAAGGATTATGTTCTTGGAATGACCAGTATTGCTGACAGACAGGAGGGCTTTGACAGGCTGCTTGCTGCTCTGAAGGAAATCGATAGAAGGCTCGGCAAGGAAACCACAACGGACAGGGTTATGGAATATGCCCCCCCTAAAGCAGTGATGTCTTGCGAAGAGGCTCTGAATGCTCCTTTCAAGGAGGTTCTGTTATCAAACAGCGAAGGGTTCATATCTGGGGAATATGTCTACTTATATCCGCCGGGAATACCCCTTCTGGTGCCGGGAGAGAGAATTGAAAAGGAATTGCTTACACAGATTACCTCCTGCCAAAAACAAGGGTTATCCTTACAGGGGCTGGCAGATTACAGCGGAAACACAATAAGAGTCATCAGTATATAG
- a CDS encoding guanylate kinase — protein sequence MHKLFVVMGKSAAGKDTVFKEITRRALNLKTVAGYTTRPIRDGEKNGEEYFFVTKEELARLQKNNKVIEHRAYETMHGVWDYFTVDDGQIDFNETSSIMIGTLDTYRKIREYLGKDRVVPLYLEVEDGIRLERALAREKTQKRPKYTELCRRFLADEEDFKEENLLELGINKRYNNENSEICILNIEKDIRENMED from the coding sequence ATGCATAAACTGTTTGTTGTAATGGGCAAGAGTGCAGCGGGAAAAGATACGGTATTTAAGGAGATCACCCGCCGGGCTCTTAATTTGAAAACGGTTGCCGGGTACACAACAAGGCCGATCAGGGACGGAGAAAAGAACGGGGAAGAATACTTCTTTGTTACCAAAGAGGAACTGGCGAGATTACAGAAAAATAATAAAGTAATCGAACATAGGGCCTATGAAACCATGCACGGAGTATGGGATTACTTTACGGTTGATGATGGACAGATTGATTTTAATGAGACAAGCTCTATAATGATTGGTACTTTGGATACCTATCGGAAAATTCGTGAATATCTGGGAAAAGACAGAGTGGTACCCTTATATTTGGAAGTAGAGGACGGAATTCGGCTGGAACGTGCTCTGGCCAGAGAAAAGACCCAGAAAAGACCCAAGTATACGGAATTATGTCGTAGGTTTTTGGCAGACGAAGAAGATTTCAAAGAAGAAAATCTCCTTGAGCTTGGTATAAATAAAAGATATAACAATGAAAACAGTGAAATATGTATCCTGAACATAGAAAAAGATATCAGGGAGAATATGGAAGATTAA
- a CDS encoding YaaR family protein — translation MDIKVNQLPTINQVEAKAPLSEADGSFKFTLISNIEEQGLKERLNLMMEDIIQHGKKLGKHMDVRDMKRYRQLIREFMNEIVNRSHKFSRENFLDRRGRHRVYGMIKLIDQNLDELAMELIKDEKDTIAILNKIDEIKGLLLDIFA, via the coding sequence ATGGATATTAAAGTTAATCAGTTACCAACCATAAACCAAGTTGAAGCGAAAGCACCTCTGTCTGAAGCAGATGGCTCCTTTAAATTTACTTTGATCAGTAACATTGAGGAACAGGGACTGAAAGAACGCTTGAATCTTATGATGGAGGACATTATTCAGCATGGTAAGAAGCTGGGGAAACATATGGATGTCCGGGATATGAAAAGGTACAGGCAGCTTATCAGGGAATTTATGAATGAGATTGTCAACCGTTCCCACAAATTCAGCAGGGAGAATTTTCTGGACAGAAGAGGCCGTCATCGTGTCTATGGCATGATAAAGCTTATCGATCAGAATCTGGACGAGCTTGCAATGGAATTAATCAAGGATGAGAAGGATACAATAGCCATTTTAAATAAAATAGATGAAATCAAAGGACTGCTGCTGGATATATTTGCCTGA
- the holB gene encoding DNA polymerase III subunit delta', which produces MAGFKQIIGHEQIAGHLRTAAGTGTVSHAYIFAGEEGMGKHTLAAAFAKSLQCENLEADGESCGICKSCLQAESGNHPDIIYVTHEKASLGVDDIRSQLNNDIQIKPYSGDRKIYIVDEAEKMTEQAQNALLKTLESPPSYAVIILLTNNINALLQTILSRCVVLKLNPVKEEDIKRYLMEVQKLPDYQAELSAVFAQGNVGKAISYASNEDFTSMKDKLLHLLRYLDQMELHELIDGLKNISEQKNRVDEYLDMITLWFRDVLMYKVTRDINLLIFKGEYSEITRQAGKRSYEGLENIIKAVERARIRLNANVNFDIVMELMFLTIKEN; this is translated from the coding sequence GTGGCTGGATTTAAGCAAATAATTGGTCATGAGCAGATTGCCGGACATTTAAGGACAGCAGCCGGAACAGGAACCGTATCCCATGCATATATCTTTGCCGGTGAAGAAGGGATGGGAAAACATACGCTGGCTGCCGCATTTGCAAAAAGCCTGCAGTGTGAAAACCTGGAAGCGGACGGCGAAAGTTGCGGTATCTGTAAGTCCTGCCTTCAGGCGGAATCAGGAAACCATCCGGACATTATTTATGTAACCCACGAAAAGGCAAGTCTTGGAGTGGATGATATCAGAAGCCAGTTAAACAACGATATACAGATAAAACCCTACAGCGGAGACCGAAAGATATACATTGTGGATGAAGCTGAGAAGATGACGGAACAGGCTCAGAATGCGCTCCTAAAGACATTGGAATCCCCGCCGTCTTATGCTGTTATCATACTGTTGACCAATAATATTAACGCATTACTGCAAACGATTCTGTCAAGATGCGTGGTGTTAAAACTAAATCCAGTAAAGGAAGAGGATATTAAGAGGTATCTCATGGAGGTACAAAAGCTTCCGGATTACCAGGCAGAACTCAGTGCGGTATTTGCACAAGGTAATGTGGGAAAAGCCATATCCTATGCTTCAAATGAGGATTTTACCTCCATGAAGGACAAGCTCCTTCATTTGCTTCGATACCTTGATCAAATGGAGCTCCACGAGCTGATAGATGGTCTGAAGAATATTTCAGAGCAAAAGAACCGAGTTGATGAATATCTGGACATGATTACGCTGTGGTTCAGAGATGTTTTAATGTATAAGGTTACAAGAGATATCAACCTGTTAATTTTTAAAGGGGAATACTCAGAAATTACCAGGCAGGCCGGAAAGAGAAGCTATGAAGGTCTTGAGAATATTATTAAGGCAGTGGAAAGAGCCAGGATACGCCTTAATGCCAATGTAAACTTTGACATTGTAATGGAACTTATGTTTCTTACCATAAAAGAGAATTAA
- a CDS encoding PSP1 domain-containing protein produces the protein MTNVIGVRFRRAGKIYFFDPAGYEIKQGDYVIVETARGVEYGHVVIGPRDVEESKIIQPLKPVIRTATPEDNEIEMRNKIKEKEAFQICLEKIKKHELEMKLIDSEYTFDNNKVLFYFTADGRIDFRELVKDLASVFKTRIELRQIGVRDETKVVGGIGICGRPLCCHTHLSEFAPVSIKMAKEQNLSLNPTKISGVCGRLMCCLKHEEEAYEDLNSKLPNVGDMVTTADGLRGEVQSVTVLKQLVKVIVTLENDEKEVREYKASTLKFTARKRKERVALDEELRVLEMLEMKEGKSHLDDV, from the coding sequence ATGACGAATGTTATAGGTGTCCGGTTCAGAAGAGCGGGCAAGATATATTTCTTTGATCCTGCCGGTTATGAGATAAAGCAAGGGGACTATGTAATAGTGGAAACCGCCAGGGGTGTAGAATACGGACATGTTGTTATCGGCCCCAGGGATGTGGAGGAGAGTAAGATTATTCAGCCCCTTAAGCCGGTAATCAGAACGGCGACGCCCGAAGATAACGAGATTGAAATGAGAAACAAGATAAAGGAAAAAGAAGCCTTTCAGATCTGCCTGGAAAAGATTAAGAAGCATGAACTTGAAATGAAGCTGATTGACTCTGAATATACCTTTGACAATAATAAGGTGCTGTTCTATTTTACAGCAGATGGAAGAATCGATTTCAGGGAGCTGGTCAAGGATCTTGCCAGTGTATTCAAGACCCGTATTGAGTTAAGGCAGATTGGTGTAAGGGATGAGACGAAGGTGGTTGGCGGTATTGGTATCTGCGGAAGACCTTTATGCTGTCATACCCATCTTTCTGAATTTGCGCCTGTGTCCATTAAGATGGCAAAAGAGCAGAACCTGTCCTTAAATCCCACCAAGATATCCGGTGTATGCGGACGTCTTATGTGCTGCCTGAAGCATGAGGAAGAGGCTTATGAGGATTTGAACAGCAAGCTTCCTAATGTAGGAGATATGGTAACCACAGCGGATGGTTTACGTGGAGAGGTTCAGAGCGTTACCGTATTAAAACAGCTGGTTAAGGTTATCGTTACACTGGAGAACGACGAAAAAGAAGTTCGGGAATACAAAGCATCCACTCTTAAATTTACGGCAAGAAAACGCAAGGAAAGAGTTGCTCTTGATGAAGAATTAAGGGTACTTGAGATGCTTGAAATGAAGGAAGGAAAGTCCCATCTGGATGATGTATAA
- a CDS encoding tRNA1(Val) (adenine(37)-N6)-methyltransferase — translation MSDMRNTREEGLPNCDTSLTEKEAQQQDTVNILLPGERIDELQRNGYKIIQNSKKFCFGMDAVLLSGFAKVKEGERVADLGTGTGIIPILLEAKTKGEHFTGLEIQEESADMARRSVRLNGLDEKVSIVTGDIKEAGRLFGAASFHVVTSNPPYMNDLHGLKNPDLPKAIARHEVHCTLEDVVREAAKLLKPSGRFYLVHRPFRLIEIINTLTAYKLEPKRMKMVHPFLDKEPNMVLIEAVKGGGSMIKVEPPLIVYKEVNQYTDEIYDIYGY, via the coding sequence ATGAGCGATATGAGGAATACCCGGGAAGAAGGGCTGCCAAACTGCGATACTTCTTTGACAGAGAAAGAAGCGCAGCAGCAGGATACAGTGAATATCCTTCTTCCGGGGGAGAGAATAGATGAGTTGCAGCGTAATGGATATAAGATTATTCAGAACAGCAAGAAATTCTGCTTTGGAATGGATGCTGTTCTTCTTTCCGGCTTTGCAAAAGTGAAAGAAGGGGAAAGAGTAGCTGATTTAGGAACCGGAACAGGTATTATACCCATTCTTCTTGAGGCAAAAACAAAGGGAGAGCATTTTACCGGGCTTGAGATTCAGGAAGAAAGTGCCGACATGGCTAGAAGGAGTGTAAGGCTTAACGGACTGGATGAGAAAGTCTCAATTGTAACAGGGGATATTAAAGAAGCAGGCAGACTTTTTGGCGCTGCTTCCTTTCATGTTGTTACCAGTAATCCTCCTTATATGAATGATCTTCACGGGCTTAAGAATCCAGATTTGCCAAAGGCTATAGCAAGGCACGAAGTGCATTGTACGCTGGAGGATGTGGTAAGAGAGGCGGCAAAGCTACTGAAACCTTCAGGACGCTTTTACCTGGTACACAGGCCCTTTCGTCTGATAGAAATAATAAATACACTTACTGCTTATAAGCTGGAACCCAAAAGGATGAAGATGGTGCACCCTTTTCTGGATAAAGAACCGAATATGGTGTTAATAGAAGCAGTAAAAGGCGGAGGGTCTATGATCAAGGTGGAACCTCCCCTGATTGTATATAAGGAAGTCAATCAATATACCGATGAAATCTATGATATCTACGGTTATTAA
- the rsmI gene encoding 16S rRNA (cytidine(1402)-2'-O)-methyltransferase, whose translation MTGTLYLCATPIGNLEDITLRVLRILKEADLIAAEDTRHSIKLLNHFEINTPMTSYHEYNKIEKGRYLVGLLKEGKNIALITDAGTPGISDPGEELVKMAYEEGILVTSLPGPSAVITGLTLSGLSTRRFAFEAFLPSDKKERNNILKELKSETRTIIIYEAPHRLIKTLKELSEALGDRRVTVVRELTKKHETAFQTSLLKAVSHYEAEEPKGECLLVIEGLKIEELLEQEKEKFLTLSLEEHMNLYLGRGMDKKEAMKAVATDRGITKREVYQMLLNA comes from the coding sequence ATGACGGGAACATTATATTTGTGTGCTACGCCCATAGGCAATTTAGAGGATATCACCTTAAGGGTTCTGCGGATACTAAAAGAAGCAGACTTAATTGCCGCAGAGGATACCAGACACAGTATCAAACTGTTAAATCATTTTGAAATCAATACACCCATGACCAGCTATCATGAGTATAACAAAATAGAGAAAGGCCGTTATCTGGTCGGACTTCTGAAAGAGGGTAAGAATATTGCTCTAATTACAGATGCTGGAACGCCCGGTATTTCAGACCCCGGTGAAGAACTGGTTAAGATGGCATATGAAGAGGGGATTTTAGTTACCTCTCTGCCGGGGCCTTCTGCCGTTATCACAGGACTTACCCTGTCCGGATTATCCACTAGACGATTTGCTTTTGAGGCTTTTCTGCCCTCTGATAAAAAGGAACGAAATAATATCCTGAAAGAATTAAAGTCAGAGACCAGAACCATCATTATATACGAAGCACCGCACAGGCTTATAAAGACTTTAAAGGAACTCTCAGAGGCTTTGGGAGACCGCAGGGTTACGGTGGTAAGAGAGCTTACTAAGAAACATGAAACGGCTTTTCAGACAAGCTTACTTAAGGCCGTCAGCCATTACGAAGCGGAGGAGCCAAAGGGTGAGTGCCTGCTTGTTATTGAAGGTTTAAAAATAGAGGAGCTGCTGGAGCAGGAAAAGGAGAAGTTTCTGACGCTTTCTTTAGAGGAGCATATGAACCTTTATCTGGGTCGTGGAATGGATAAGAAAGAGGCTATGAAAGCGGTGGCAACAGACAGAGGTATTACGAAAAGAGAAGTTTATCAGATGCTTTTGAATGCTTAG
- a CDS encoding AbrB/MazE/SpoVT family DNA-binding domain-containing protein produces the protein MKSTGIVRKLDELGRITLPIELRRTLGVGERDPLEIFVDEDRIILRKYEPADIFNGSKDNLIDYHGKKISKDSIMELAKLVGIIE, from the coding sequence ATGAAAAGCACAGGAATTGTAAGAAAGCTTGACGAGTTAGGAAGAATAACGCTTCCCATCGAGCTCAGAAGAACACTTGGAGTAGGGGAAAGAGATCCCCTTGAAATCTTTGTTGATGAGGACAGAATCATATTAAGAAAATATGAGCCTGCAGATATCTTTAATGGTTCCAAAGATAACTTAATTGATTATCACGGAAAGAAGATTTCAAAAGATTCTATTATGGAGCTTGCTAAATTAGTAGGTATTATCGAATAA
- a CDS encoding nucleoside recognition domain-containing protein has product MLNYLWGFMIIIGVVVGALTGKIDDVSAATLSSAKEAVVLCITMLGFTALWMGIMQIAKTAGIIDALTKFINPLLSLLFPNIPDKHPAKEYIASNMIANFLGLGWAATPMGLKAMQELKKLNQDRESASCDMCTFLIINISALQLIPVNIIAFRTQYGSVNPTEILGAALVATSVSTVAGIIFSLVARKLAHNK; this is encoded by the coding sequence ATGTTGAATTATCTATGGGGCTTCATGATAATAATCGGTGTTGTAGTTGGGGCTTTAACGGGTAAAATCGACGATGTAAGCGCTGCAACCTTATCTTCTGCAAAAGAGGCTGTTGTTTTGTGTATAACCATGCTGGGGTTTACTGCCCTTTGGATGGGAATTATGCAGATAGCCAAAACAGCAGGGATTATCGACGCCCTGACAAAATTTATCAATCCGCTGTTAAGTCTGCTCTTTCCGAACATTCCGGATAAACATCCCGCCAAAGAATACATAGCTTCCAATATGATAGCCAACTTTCTGGGGCTTGGCTGGGCAGCAACACCCATGGGGCTTAAAGCCATGCAGGAGCTGAAGAAATTGAATCAGGACAGAGAGTCGGCCAGCTGTGATATGTGCACCTTTCTAATTATAAACATATCCGCGCTCCAGCTGATACCCGTAAATATTATTGCGTTCAGAACACAGTACGGCTCCGTTAATCCTACAGAAATTCTTGGAGCAGCCTTGGTTGCTACCAGTGTATCAACGGTAGCAGGTATAATCTTCTCATTGGTGGCCAGAAAACTGGCACATAACAAGTAA